The sequence below is a genomic window from Humulus lupulus chromosome 3, drHumLupu1.1, whole genome shotgun sequence.
tgaatattcttcggtcaaaggcttaggacttggtcaaattgttcagagagaggttgaaggagtcaaagcttgatatttaaaattaaaaacaaaaataataaaaacaaatagaatcataacttctaactctctaaatctcgtaactctaaactcacctgcagtaaaatcaacataactgaagTTGTAGGActtcgatttagaccatctttataccatttgaaagctaattcaattatctataaCTTTCTAGAAAttctatttttcgaaattcattacataactgggtcaaaaataggttggaagttacagtatTCTAAAGTTAcaggaaaattaatttaattatctaaataacaacctaatccacaaataaataaaattgtgacaaatgtcatgctcctaacagattctggtgaagactaagtcttatatttcccttattttatcattaaaataataattccttaataatcatgtatatgacaagtgtcataatcctattggctctatctaaaccttaggaataaccatgctcatgacaagtgtcattttcttattggctctatctaaaatccataactattgctaggagtttccaactaagtcccggtttgaaccaaaatccatgaatCTAACATACTAAAAACTAATACTatatattgctactactactactatctaactagttaagtaaaattctgggactctacatttgCTTCTAAAATATAAAAGATCAGGACTTAAGTGCTTCAATTTTGAAAAAACGGGGGTTTTAGCCGCGAATTtccctataattttttttttcaaaaagatcAAATACTCTTagcatataaattttttttttaagggcTATTGACTACCCTAGACAATCCCatattaattacaaaattaagaaaaaatatatatatgtttttttacaTTATGTCATATATTagtttctcaattttttttctttacattatttaaatattttgattaattaaaataataaataataaatttggagagagaaagaaagaaaattgaataaatcattttttttttaaaaatgtttaaaTGAGCTCTAAAAATTCTACAAATGTAGAGAagtaaattattaaattatttttttaaaattattcaattttctttttttctccctccaaatttattaatttttatttatttatttatatctattattttatataaaaatgtttaaatatataatatttaaatgatgtaaagaaaaAGTAGAAAAATTAATATATGACGTAAcgtaaaaaaacatatatatactattttaattttgtaattaaaaaaattaatatgtgaCTAATATGGGATTATTAAGGTACTCAATAgcccttaattttttttatatgttaattatagagtatttgatcttcttgaaaaaaaattataggaaAATTAGCAGCCAAAGTCCCTGATTTTTTAAAATTGAAGTACTTAAGTCCATAATTTGTATTTGTTAGCGGTAAAAGTCTCTAACGTTACATAATTATTGTACAATTTCACCATTTTAACAAAGATATAACGGATTGGGGAAATAATGCAATAATTATATAATGTTAGAGATTTTTGCCAGCAAAAAAAAAGATTTAAATGCtacacttgaaaaaaaaaaattagaatcaaCATAGACATAttcttaaatatttaaaataggaGTACATTTTCCaaatatatgatttattttatccTTGACAATAAAGGAGACCCCACCTATTCCAGATAATGAGATATCTTAAACAATCATTGACTTGACTAATGTTTTTGTGAGACTACCAGTCTATAAAAGTTATTAAAAGGGTCAGAAGGTGTGGGAGAGATCATTCTAATAAACTTGTTTGAGCTGATTGAGTTCATCTCCATGGCAGCTCACTCAGATAATAGTTATAAGGAAGCCATGGAAGAGAGCTTATTACTAAGGCCACAACAGAGCAGTGAAGAAGAAAGAGGTATTATTAGGAGGAGGAGTAGTATCAATGGTGGGAATAATGAGATTGCTCTAACATGGAAGGTGTTTTTTCAAGAAGTGAAGAGATTAGGGTTCTTAGCAGGACCACTTGTGGCAGTGGTTTTATCTCAGTTTCTATTACAGGTTATTTCCATTATGATGGTTGGTCACCTTGGAGAACTTGCTCTTTCGAGCTCTGCCATAGCCAACTCTCTCTCTGTGGTCACTGGTTTGAGTGTtcttgtaagttttttttttcctcttcAAAAACCCTAATCTTGCTATGAATGTTTGTGATGGATAATGATAGAAACCAGAAAATTATGCAGAACCATGAAAAGGGCATCTTTTGTTATTTGTCTTTGAGTAGATGATGCTCTTTCCAGCTCTGCCATAGCCAATTCTCTCTCTGTGGTCACTGGTTTGAGTGTTCTTGTAAGTTATTTTGTTTTCTATTCAAAAACCCTAATCTTGCTATGAATGTTTGTGATGAATAATGATAGAAACCAGAAAATTATGCAGAACCATGAAAAGGGCATCTTTTGTTTTTTGTCTTTGATTAGATGATCAATTGTTCATGACCACATATTTTGCttacaataaatatatttacccTATATACCAATTTATTGGTTTAGGTCTTCTTTTGATTTAGAAAGGtttgaattaaataattttaatttcctCTTTTAGATTCACCTTAGTTTTAGAGATGGAGTGACCAACTTTGGTTTGTTATCATGATTAAATAACTATATTTGCATGACTTaagataatattatattatagaaaaacacataaaaaacacACATAGTAGCTTTGCTGACACTTTAATTTAtgccatatttatatatatttagtgcacatattataaattagaattaataaaatttaaatttgtaatatAATATAGGAAATTTTTAAGGTAGGGACGTCAAAAagagccctaccggtggggctcttttgtgttctcaagccgtgaacagttttcggcacgatttttttttatgactatgtatattgtagttatttagagcatcctgcaaattttcataaaattctgaataatttacagtatcgaaaactagttCAAAAATagattgttgcacgcgtgactaattgttttatgcgcgtggaaaatagcatgtttgaacctagttttcggcaccataaattattcgaaattttttgaaaatttgcaggatgttctaaataactacaatatgcacgatcataaaaaaaaatcgtatCGAAAATACAAAAAAGCCCCACCGGTTGGGCTATTTTTGAAGGCCCTTCCATAAAATTATCCAATAATATAAGACTTTTCTCTCCAACTACTGAGCAAGCTTTGAATTCTCCACCATATATTATAGAAAAAAGACGAAGAAGAAAAAGAACTATTAAAGCCTACCAAATGGTCTGATATGATACATGCATCTCCCTTGACCAATGACTTTCATTTTGTATGTGGAAAAGCTTCTATCTCTTAAACTATGATTGAATTGATAGTGGAAAGgcaaaaggaaagaaaagtaaGTGAGGAGCCTTGTCTTTGACTGATAACTAATTTTGTtcaaaaaaaagtaataataatagtTATTACTTTATCAAGTTGATTAGTAAAGCAAATTGTGTAATTATTTTTCCATACTCTCTTTTCTTTATTTAAAGTTTCATTTTCCAAATTTCCAAAGGCATCCCTAATTCTTTTGAGTCATAATGATTAAACAATATATGAACTGGCCATCGTGTCCTTAGGCTAGACAATAAACTTAGTTGGATGAATTCTATCCTTCCACCTATTTGTAATGAGTAATGATAtatgcacccaaacattacacacagtgatgtagCAGTTTAGCTtagtcaatcacatttattaaaactgagactcactgttttaaaaagcagtgatACGTCACTATGTATAatgtttgggtgcacatatcattactcatttgTAATAACTCTTCATTctcttaaaaaagaaaaaactaaaactaaaaagaTTTTGTAATTTGTATGTTTTATACAGTTGGGAATGGCCAGTGCACTTGAGACCATGTGTGGGCAAGCATATGGAGCCAAGCAATATAAGAAACTTGGGCTTCATACTTACACTGCAATATTTTGTTTGTTCTTGGTTTGTATTCCATTATCTTTGATTTGGATGTTCATGGGAAAAATACTTGTTCTCATTGGCCAAGACCCTCTTATTTCTCATGAAGCTGGAAGATTCATAAAATGGCTTATTCCTGCTCTCTTTGCATATGCAACTCTTCAACCACTTGTTAGATACTTTCAAACCCAAAGCATGATAGCTCCAATGGTCATGACCTCTTGTGGCATACTTTGTTTCCATATTCCTCTATGTTGGGTTTTAGTATTCAAGTCTGGAATGGGAAATGTTGGAGGAGCATTGGCCATAAGCATTTCTTTCTGGTTAAATGCCATCATACTCGGGTTCTATGTAAAGTTTTCTCCTTCATGTGAAAAAACTCGAGCTCCAATTTCTATGGAAATATTTCACGGGATCAAAGACTTCTTTCGCCTGGCTATCCCTTCTGCAATAATGATCTGGTAAACTACAAATAGCCttctttttataattatttttcacAATAGtattgttttgataattttttgcaaaatgaccttCTAGACGCCCTAACACCCCTCAATATGGGCCTCTTGGCAAAATGACCTacttttaaagtcattttgcactctagcctagATTTAATAATTCTTTGTAAAATGATCATCCATAATTTAGATAGCTAGttaaaaatttagacaggtggtcgaaaaatttaaacagctagtcgaaaattttagacagctggtcgaaaaatttagacaactaatcgaattttagacagaagtcattttgcaaaaaattatcaaaagtaggccaGAGTAGAAAACCACTTAGAAAAAGAGgttattttcaccaatttctccctCAATATCCTACTAGAAATTCCTGACACTGGATTCGGGGGTGCATAATGACATTATAAAATAATCTATTTTCACCAATTATATGTTAGGTTGTGATCTTTGTTaacttttcattttctcttttaCTTATCATAGCCTGGAGTGGTGGTCATTTGAGCTGATTATTCTGATGTCTGGGATGCTACCAGATCCACAGCTTGAAACTTCAGTTCTTTCTGTATGGTGAGCCATTTTTCTTTTGTGTTAGTTTCAGCTCTATACTATTGCCTTACTTATATCAATAATACTAATACTACTATGTTGCAGCCTACAAACTATCTCTACATTATATTCAATTCCATATGGAGTAGGTGCTGCAGCAAggtatatctatatctatatctatatatatatatatatatatatgcactcaTACATATTTGTTCAAACAATGCTTATATGCAATCAACTATGctaaaactaaaaacatatcttATTTATACAGTACAAGAGTTTCAAATGAATTAGGAGCTGGGAATCCACAAGGAGCTAGGATTGCAACCTTTGCTGCAATGTTTCTGGCCATAGCAGAGACAACTATAGTAGCCACAACCCTTTTCGTGTGCCGAGGTGTTTTCGGTTACACTTTCAGCAACGAAAAGGAGGTTGTGAACTATGTCACAGAATTGGCTCCTCTGGTTTGTTTATCTGTTGTACTAGACAGCATACAAGGAGTCCTATCAGGTTAACAACAATAGACTTCTCAACTCATTTGCTAAACTAATGACAAAATAACCGGACAATTCTCCGACTCTTCACTGTTCTCGACTCgtaaatagttttcggcgcgtttttttttatgactgtgtatattgtagttgtttagagcatcctgcaaattttcagaaatttttgaataatttacagtaccaaaaactaggttcaaacatgaaaagcacgtgcataaaaaaaattagtcacgcgtgcaacatgttttaacctaattttcggtactgtaaactattcagaattttctaaaaatcccgtcgatgctctaaatagctacaatatacacggtgataaaaaaatcacgccgaaaactgtttaAAGGCCGAAAACACTGAGAACCCCACCACCGGTAGGGCATAAAGTGAAGTCCTTATAGGAGAATTATCCCAAAATAACCTCATAATAAGATGTCAAATTTGTATTTCATTAAAACATAGAATAACAAACGAGTATAATCCCTATTCAATGATTtataagtgtatatatatatatttacaacaATAATGTAATGTTTCAGGTATTGCTAGAGGATGTGGGTGGCAGCACATAGGAGCATTCATAAACCTTGGGTCATTTTATCTGTGTGGAATTCCAATAGCTGCTATGTTGGGTTTTTGGGTACAATTGAGAGGAAAGGGGCTCTGGATTGGTATACAAGTAGGTGCCTTTGTGCAAGTCACTTTGCTTTCTCTTGTCACTGGTTGTACAAACTGGGAAAAACAGGTCTAccctttcttcttctctattATTACATTATTTTCATTTCTATATTACCCTTATATATTGATTAGAATATATGTTATCTTAAGCTAAACACGTCAAATGCTTTTTAATAAGATTCTaaacttcattttttttcattGTTAATGTTTTGATGTTTCAGGCAAGTATGGCAAGGGAGAGATTATCTGGGGATAGATCAAAAAATGACTTGGAGCAGCAGATGAGCTGAAAATACAATTATGAATGTATTTTTCTATATATACATTAAAATTCATTGCCAACTTTGAGCACAAAATAAACATTTGGGATTTTGATTTATATGGAAAAAAAAGCTATAGATCAGTTGCTTTAGTAGTAGTGTCTTTTTAAAAAGTGTGTTAATTCATCTTTGGCTTAAGAAAATTATGAATTCCATTTTAAAACCAACCATGTCACACATTTTTATGGGAGATACTCAAAAGTGAATTGGTTTAGATTAATTATGTTCACTAATCATGCTAAGAATTATGAAAATTTAATTGATCATAAATGGAGTAATCCATGTTCTTGTAGTATTCACAGACTTTCTATATGAGTTGTGCTTTTGATGTAATTTGCTTTTTGTCTTTTTCCAATAGTCACTATTTCTCTTAACATGTTTAGGTTGCCTTATATTATACATATTATTAGAATGAATTACCATTAGATCTATTTTGATATTGTATAAAACATAGTGTAAAAAGAGATATTAGCGGCGATAATAcctaatttttttcaaaagttacactttaatacctaaatctttttttttttgcggtaataatacataaatctacaattttggtgcaaCCGTTAGTACTCATCATTAACTGCCCATTAAATATCCATGTGGCACATTTAGGTATTATCACGTGCCACGTAATTACTTATCAGGTAACTAATGATGAGTACTAACAATTGCACAAAAATTGTAGATTTATATATTACcgcaaaaaaaattgggtattaaagtgtaacttttgaaaagattTTGGTATTATCGCTGccaattagactaataaaaatgtgTTATGTGGGCACTTAACAATGAGTACTAACAGATGCACCAAAATTATAGATGTAAATATTATTACCTCCAAAAAAAGATTTGGGTATTAAAGTAcaacttttgaaaaaaattaggTATTATCTCTGCCAATATCCCATGTAAAAAATTGTCTTATGAATTGTATTCCtttgtatatttatttaaaattgtgctCTATATAGATTGAAGGTTGTATTTAAATCTCAACATCTTAACctttcaagaagaaaaaaaaattgtcaacaaGTTAATAATACATAATTAATAGAAACTTAAGAGGAATGGTTCAAAAACATTCATGTGGTTTGCTCTTATAAAATCTgatatttgagttattttttaGTACCTAACTCAACTATTA
It includes:
- the LOC133821848 gene encoding protein DETOXIFICATION 12-like isoform X1; its protein translation is MAAHSDNSYKEAMEESLLLRPQQSSEEERGIIRRRSSINGGNNEIALTWKVFFQEVKRLGFLAGPLVAVVLSQFLLQVISIMMVGHLGELALSSSAIANSLSVVTGLSVLLGMASALETMCGQAYGAKQYKKLGLHTYTAIFCLFLVCIPLSLIWMFMGKILVLIGQDPLISHEAGRFIKWLIPALFAYATLQPLVRYFQTQSMIAPMVMTSCGILCFHIPLCWVLVFKSGMGNVGGALAISISFWLNAIILGFYVKFSPSCEKTRAPISMEIFHGIKDFFRLAIPSAIMICLEWWSFELIILMSGMLPDPQLETSVLSVCLQTISTLYSIPYGVGAAASTRVSNELGAGNPQGARIATFAAMFLAIAETTIVATTLFVCRGVFGYTFSNEKEVVNYVTELAPLVCLSVVLDSIQGVLSGIARGCGWQHIGAFINLGSFYLCGIPIAAMLGFWVQLRGKGLWIGIQVGAFVQVTLLSLVTGCTNWEKQASMARERLSGDRSKNDLEQQMS
- the LOC133821848 gene encoding protein DETOXIFICATION 12-like isoform X2 codes for the protein MASALETMCGQAYGAKQYKKLGLHTYTAIFCLFLVCIPLSLIWMFMGKILVLIGQDPLISHEAGRFIKWLIPALFAYATLQPLVRYFQTQSMIAPMVMTSCGILCFHIPLCWVLVFKSGMGNVGGALAISISFWLNAIILGFYVKFSPSCEKTRAPISMEIFHGIKDFFRLAIPSAIMICLEWWSFELIILMSGMLPDPQLETSVLSVCLQTISTLYSIPYGVGAAASTRVSNELGAGNPQGARIATFAAMFLAIAETTIVATTLFVCRGVFGYTFSNEKEVVNYVTELAPLVCLSVVLDSIQGVLSGIARGCGWQHIGAFINLGSFYLCGIPIAAMLGFWVQLRGKGLWIGIQVGAFVQVTLLSLVTGCTNWEKQASMARERLSGDRSKNDLEQQMS